The Tenrec ecaudatus isolate mTenEca1 unplaced genomic scaffold, mTenEca1.hap1 Scaffold_44, whole genome shotgun sequence genome contains a region encoding:
- the LOC142436594 gene encoding uncharacterized protein LOC142436594, with amino-acid sequence MVTASSATRDTAKASTSRLCTVMWRSVVRGRTPTESAHGSEGPLPPGRGAAAAASPMVACEGERLSAAPSSALFFFLLFFFFFFFSFSSSCSPRSPSRAITPPPPPPSPAPPAGGRPEPPPARASGSARGPAARRRLAAGSLRPALSQDGRRPGARAAPTAPGSPASPRAGPPGAGSRTRPTWKAPPPAAGALLPGRGPGAPCAPAAPAGPSPAPRSPREPVRRPRAARHCEADAERGSRGGKLGLPLSPPTPVSPGRSVLLRVGCAGGGGGGPGAPQTSTPQKGPRGWPGGTDWSAGAGGSPGASEPFRESALETPSSPPWTL; translated from the coding sequence ATGGTGACGGCGAGCAGCGCCACGAGGGACACGGCGAAGGCCAGCACGAGCCGTTTGTGCACCGTGATGTGGCGCTCCGTGGTGCGGGGTCGCACGCCCACCGAGTCCGCCCACGGGTCCGAGGGCCCCCTGCCGCCCGGCcggggcgcggcggcggcggcctccCCCATGGTGGCCTGCGAGGGTGAGCGGCTCTCCGCggccccctcctctgccctcttcttcttcctcctcttctttttcttcttcttcttttccttctcctcctcctgctccccccgCTCGCCGTCCAGGGCCATCACGCCgcctcctcccccgccctccccagcaCCTCCCGCGGGCGGGCGCCCCGAGCCCCCTCCGGCGCGGGCATCCGGCAGCGCACGCGGGCCCGCGGCGCGACGCCGCCTGGCAGCCGGGAGCCTCCGGCCCGCGCTCTCGCAGGACGGGCGCCGGCCCGGGGCGCGGGCCGCCCCGACTGCCCCCGGGAGCCCCGCCTCCCCCCGGGCCGGGCCGCCCGGGGCGGGCTCGCGGACGCGCCCAACTTGGAAGGCGCCGCCGCCGGCCGCCGGCGCGCTACTTCCTGGGCGGGGTCCGGGCGCCCCCTGCGCGCCCGCCGCTCCCGCCGGGCCCTCCCCTGCGCCGCGCTCTCCGCGGGAGCCCGTCCGCCGGCCCCGGGCTGCGCGCCACTGCGAGGCGGACGCCGAGCGAGGGTCCCGCGGGGGGAAGTTAGGGCTCCCGCTTTCGCCCCCCACTCCGGTGTCGCCGGGGCGTTCAGTGCTCCTCCGGGTGGGCTgcgctggcggcggcggcggcggccccggggcgccccagaccagcacCCCGCAGAAGGGCCCGAGAGGATGGCCAGGAGGGACCGACTGGAGCGCCGGCGCCGGAGGAAGTCCGGGAGCTTCGGAGCCCTTCCGGGAATCTGCCCTGGAGACTCCTTCTTCGCCACCCTGGACACTTTAA